Proteins encoded in a region of the Wenzhouxiangella sp. XN201 genome:
- the msrA gene encoding peptide-methionine (S)-S-oxide reductase MsrA encodes MIRSNGQESDSMEKATFGAGCFWGVEQCFRAMEGVIDATVGYMGGHVDNPTYQQVCTDRTGHAEVCQVSFDPAKIDYADLVREFFRMHDPTQVNRQGPDVGTQYRSVIFVHDEQQRVTAERVRDEESSSDRYRAPLATSVEPVTRFWPAEDYHQRYLEKNGASCSISG; translated from the coding sequence ATGATCCGTTCGAACGGTCAGGAGTCAGATAGTATGGAAAAGGCGACATTTGGGGCCGGATGTTTCTGGGGCGTGGAGCAGTGTTTCAGGGCCATGGAGGGCGTGATCGATGCCACGGTCGGCTACATGGGCGGACACGTGGACAATCCGACCTACCAGCAGGTCTGCACCGATCGCACCGGGCACGCCGAAGTCTGCCAGGTCAGCTTCGATCCGGCAAAAATCGACTATGCCGACCTGGTGCGCGAATTCTTCCGGATGCACGATCCGACGCAGGTCAATCGTCAGGGGCCGGACGTCGGCACCCAGTATCGGTCGGTCATCTTCGTCCATGACGAGCAGCAGCGCGTAACGGCCGAGCGGGTTCGGGATGAGGAATCGTCCAGTGATCGATATCGTGCGCCGCTTGCCACTTCGGTCGAGCCGGTCACCCGGTTCTGGCCGGCCGAGGATTATCACCAGCGCTACCTTGAGAAGAACGGCGCGAGCTGCAGCATTTCGGGTTGA